Proteins encoded in a region of the Neodiprion virginianus isolate iyNeoVirg1 chromosome 2, iyNeoVirg1.1, whole genome shotgun sequence genome:
- the LOC124296954 gene encoding ATP-binding cassette subfamily G member 4 isoform X2 has translation MKAQGVKEILHRVNGRLPAGELIAIMGPSGAGKSTLLDVLSGYRITGVEGTVFVNGRVRNMNVFHRSSAYITQDDRLQPLLTVIENIRIAANLKISTNTPIYAKEAIIEEILTKLGLYTHMHTRAGRLSGGQKKRLSIALELVNNPLVMFLDEPTTGLDSSSCTQVVKLLQLLARQGRTIVCTIHQPSASLFQLFDQVYVLARGECLYQGAASLMVPFLESVKLPCPVYHNPADYVIELACAEYGQDKIDALVWATQNGKSLQWFTNPDATLDTAALRAKHPLKNSGIYEKKSRQETSQYNQIKVLLQRGYLKTKRDTTLTHLRIAVNIFTGVMLGTLFIRAGNEGSRVLDNYNLLFAILMHHMMTTMMLTILTFPNEMNILKKEHFNRWYSLRSYYISVTLVDIPVSVFCCLLFSVIVYLMSAQPLEISRFSMFVAISLLVAFVAQSFGLMIGAVFGVVNGTFMGPTLSVPMMMFAGFGVTLRDLPAYLKWGSYISYLRYGLEGYVSAIYGLERKTLACGFDEVYCHFKYPRKFLMEIAMDGDQFWFDICALGVILLFTRLSALLLLRWKLMASR, from the exons ATGAAAGCACAAG GTGTAAAGGAAATCTTGCACAGAGTTAACGGACGGTTGCCCGCCGGAGAGTTGATCGCGATCATGGGACCATCCGGTGCGGGGAAATCGACTCTTCTCGACGTCCTTTCCGGGTATCGCATCACCGGGGTCGAAGGTACGGTTTTCGTCAACGGGCGAGTTCGCAACATGAACGTCTTTCACAG GTCGAGTGCATACATAACGCAAGACGACAGACTCCAGCCTCTCTTGACGGTTATTGAGAATATCAGGATAGCAGCGAATTTGAAGATCAGCACGAACACGCCGATATACGCGAAGGAGGCTATC ATCGAGGAAATATTGACTAAACTTGGCTTgtacacacacatgcatacgAGGGCTGGAAGACTCAGCGGTGGTCAGAAAAAGAGACTTTCCATTGCCTTGGAGTTGGTCAACAACCCTCTCGTCATGTTCCTGGATGAGCCTACGAC CGGGTTGGACAGCTCGTCTTGTACACAAGTCGTGAAGTTGCTACAGCTCTTGGCGCGACAAGGACGAACGATAGTTTGTACCATTCATCAGCCGAGTGCTTCACTTTTTCAACTATTTGATCAG GTATATGTTCTGGCCAGAGGAGAGTGCTTGTACCAAGGTGCAGCGAGTCTGATGGTACCTTTCCTAGAAAGCGTCAAGCTACCATGCCCAGTTTATCACAACCCGGCTGATTATG TGATTGAATTGGCCTGTGCGGAATACGGCCAGGATAAGATCGACGCTTTGGTTTGGGCAACGCAGAACGGCAAGAGTCTCCAGTGGTTCACAAATCCAGATGCTACGTTAGACACAGCGGCATTACGAG CCAAACATCCACTGAAAAATTCTggaatttatgaaaaaaagtcGCGACAAGAAACGTCGCAatataatcaaataaaagTCCTCCTGCAGAGAGGATACTTGAAAACTAAAAGAGACACT ACTCTGACCCACCTCCGCATAGCTGTGAACATCTTTACCGGCGTAATGCTGGGAACTCTGTTCATTCGTGCTGGCAACGAAGGTTCCAGAGTTTTGGATAACTATAATTTACTATTTGCTATTCTCATGCACCACATGATGACCACCATGATGTTGACCATTCTTACAT TCCCAAACGAGATGAACATCCTGAAGAAAGAGCACTTCAATCGATGGTACAGTTTGAGGTCTTACTACATATCTGTAACCCTGGTGGATATTCCGGTCTCCGTATTCTGCTGCCTGCTGTTCTCGGTCATTGTCTATTTGATGTCAGCACAACCTCTAGAAATAAGCAGGTTTTCAATGTTCGTTGCAATCAGTTTGCTGGTTGCGTTTGTCGCGCAGAGTTTCGGGCTCATGATCGGAGCCGTTTTTGGAGTTGTG AATGGCACCTTCATGGGCCCAACGCTCTCTGTACCGATGATGATGTTTGCCGGGTTTGGCGTCACTCTTCGCGATCTACCCGCTTACCTAAAATGGGGTAGCTACATCAGTTATCTGCGATATGGACTTGAAGG atACGTCAGTGCTATCTACGGACTGGAGAGGAAAACACTGGCATGTGGCTTCGACGAGGTGTACTGTCACTTCAAATATCCGAGAAAGTTCCTAATGGAAATAGCCATGGATGGGGATCAGTTTTGGTTCGATATTTGTGCCTTGGGTGTGATTTTACTCTTTACGCGTCTTTCAGCCCTTCTTCTCCTCAGATGGAAGCTGATGGCATCTCGGTAG
- the LOC124296954 gene encoding ATP-binding cassette subfamily G member 4 isoform X1, with protein sequence MDVLVHEASRVPNSYKEVETRPSAEHGAMDLQSNDQPPEATRIPQRQPVDIIFEDISYTVSLGFGKGVKEILHRVNGRLPAGELIAIMGPSGAGKSTLLDVLSGYRITGVEGTVFVNGRVRNMNVFHRSSAYITQDDRLQPLLTVIENIRIAANLKISTNTPIYAKEAIIEEILTKLGLYTHMHTRAGRLSGGQKKRLSIALELVNNPLVMFLDEPTTGLDSSSCTQVVKLLQLLARQGRTIVCTIHQPSASLFQLFDQVYVLARGECLYQGAASLMVPFLESVKLPCPVYHNPADYVIELACAEYGQDKIDALVWATQNGKSLQWFTNPDATLDTAALRAKHPLKNSGIYEKKSRQETSQYNQIKVLLQRGYLKTKRDTTLTHLRIAVNIFTGVMLGTLFIRAGNEGSRVLDNYNLLFAILMHHMMTTMMLTILTFPNEMNILKKEHFNRWYSLRSYYISVTLVDIPVSVFCCLLFSVIVYLMSAQPLEISRFSMFVAISLLVAFVAQSFGLMIGAVFGVVNGTFMGPTLSVPMMMFAGFGVTLRDLPAYLKWGSYISYLRYGLEGYVSAIYGLERKTLACGFDEVYCHFKYPRKFLMEIAMDGDQFWFDICALGVILLFTRLSALLLLRWKLMASR encoded by the exons ATGGATGTGTTAGTGCACGAGGCGTCCAGAGTGCCGAATTCGTACAAAGAAGTCGAAACAAGACCGAGTGCAGAACACGGTGCAATGGATTTACAGAGCAACGATCAACCCCCCGAAGCCACTCGGATTCCCCAAAGACAACCCGTCGACATAATATTCGAGGATATTTCTTACACCGTATCTCTCGGCTTCGGTAAAG GTGTAAAGGAAATCTTGCACAGAGTTAACGGACGGTTGCCCGCCGGAGAGTTGATCGCGATCATGGGACCATCCGGTGCGGGGAAATCGACTCTTCTCGACGTCCTTTCCGGGTATCGCATCACCGGGGTCGAAGGTACGGTTTTCGTCAACGGGCGAGTTCGCAACATGAACGTCTTTCACAG GTCGAGTGCATACATAACGCAAGACGACAGACTCCAGCCTCTCTTGACGGTTATTGAGAATATCAGGATAGCAGCGAATTTGAAGATCAGCACGAACACGCCGATATACGCGAAGGAGGCTATC ATCGAGGAAATATTGACTAAACTTGGCTTgtacacacacatgcatacgAGGGCTGGAAGACTCAGCGGTGGTCAGAAAAAGAGACTTTCCATTGCCTTGGAGTTGGTCAACAACCCTCTCGTCATGTTCCTGGATGAGCCTACGAC CGGGTTGGACAGCTCGTCTTGTACACAAGTCGTGAAGTTGCTACAGCTCTTGGCGCGACAAGGACGAACGATAGTTTGTACCATTCATCAGCCGAGTGCTTCACTTTTTCAACTATTTGATCAG GTATATGTTCTGGCCAGAGGAGAGTGCTTGTACCAAGGTGCAGCGAGTCTGATGGTACCTTTCCTAGAAAGCGTCAAGCTACCATGCCCAGTTTATCACAACCCGGCTGATTATG TGATTGAATTGGCCTGTGCGGAATACGGCCAGGATAAGATCGACGCTTTGGTTTGGGCAACGCAGAACGGCAAGAGTCTCCAGTGGTTCACAAATCCAGATGCTACGTTAGACACAGCGGCATTACGAG CCAAACATCCACTGAAAAATTCTggaatttatgaaaaaaagtcGCGACAAGAAACGTCGCAatataatcaaataaaagTCCTCCTGCAGAGAGGATACTTGAAAACTAAAAGAGACACT ACTCTGACCCACCTCCGCATAGCTGTGAACATCTTTACCGGCGTAATGCTGGGAACTCTGTTCATTCGTGCTGGCAACGAAGGTTCCAGAGTTTTGGATAACTATAATTTACTATTTGCTATTCTCATGCACCACATGATGACCACCATGATGTTGACCATTCTTACAT TCCCAAACGAGATGAACATCCTGAAGAAAGAGCACTTCAATCGATGGTACAGTTTGAGGTCTTACTACATATCTGTAACCCTGGTGGATATTCCGGTCTCCGTATTCTGCTGCCTGCTGTTCTCGGTCATTGTCTATTTGATGTCAGCACAACCTCTAGAAATAAGCAGGTTTTCAATGTTCGTTGCAATCAGTTTGCTGGTTGCGTTTGTCGCGCAGAGTTTCGGGCTCATGATCGGAGCCGTTTTTGGAGTTGTG AATGGCACCTTCATGGGCCCAACGCTCTCTGTACCGATGATGATGTTTGCCGGGTTTGGCGTCACTCTTCGCGATCTACCCGCTTACCTAAAATGGGGTAGCTACATCAGTTATCTGCGATATGGACTTGAAGG atACGTCAGTGCTATCTACGGACTGGAGAGGAAAACACTGGCATGTGGCTTCGACGAGGTGTACTGTCACTTCAAATATCCGAGAAAGTTCCTAATGGAAATAGCCATGGATGGGGATCAGTTTTGGTTCGATATTTGTGCCTTGGGTGTGATTTTACTCTTTACGCGTCTTTCAGCCCTTCTTCTCCTCAGATGGAAGCTGATGGCATCTCGGTAG